One Campylobacter sputorum subsp. sputorum DNA segment encodes these proteins:
- the leuS gene encoding leucine--tRNA ligase, translating to MAYDFKNIEKKWQKIWRENNEFEPKDDYTLPKKYILSMFPYPSGRIHMGHVRNYSIGDALARYYRKKSFNVLHPIGFDSFGMPAENAAIKHNIHPKAWTYENIDYMIKELDSLGFSFSKKRLLATSDPLYTKWEQEFFIKMYEKGLIYRKSSVVNWCENDQTVLANEQVEDGKCWRCGHEVVQKQMPGYYLKITSYANELLEDLKKLKDHWPNQVITMQENWIGKSDGLKFKFEFDKESKELLDGIDGFSVFTTRPDTIYGMSYTALAPEHEVVKKLLDKNILDENSVKKIKNILNQSPKDRQASDKDGLFLGLHVIHPLTKKKIPVWMANFVLIEYGDGAVMAVPAHDERDYEFATKFNLKITQSIALKDSKDKYNGEFLDIKNGGVLVNSDEYNGMDNELAKDAIIIKFEDMGIGEKVTNYKLRDWGVSRQRYWGAPIPMIHCDYCGLVPESLENLPVTLPDDVEITGEGNPLDKHPTWKNCICPKCGKKATRETDTLDTFFESSWYFGRFASDEKTWKNAAFDKKSVDYWMSVDEYIGGIEHAILHLLYARFFQKALRDLGYLKDDEPFANLLTQGMVLKDGAKMSKSKGNVVDPDDIIEKYGADTARLFILFAAPPVKELEWNDSAVEGAYKFITRLVDRSKNVIKTTSIPKFDHSKLTKEQKYARLKVYEALKKSYDVYNSSFAFNTLIAACMEAMNALNAQDNDEILTEGYFILLNLLEPIIPHISNELSEELFKRENFKELVMCEEVFVQDTLNLGVSVNGKIRAQIEVKTSATQDEILSIAKNSVSKWLEGKTIIKEIYVKQKLVNLVIK from the coding sequence ATGGCTTACGATTTTAAAAATATTGAGAAAAAATGGCAGAAAATTTGGCGAGAAAACAATGAATTTGAACCAAAAGATGATTATACGCTGCCAAAAAAATATATTTTAAGTATGTTTCCATATCCAAGTGGACGCATTCATATGGGGCATGTTAGAAACTACTCAATTGGAGATGCATTAGCAAGGTATTATAGAAAAAAATCTTTTAATGTTTTGCACCCAATAGGATTTGATAGCTTTGGAATGCCTGCTGAAAATGCTGCTATTAAACATAATATTCATCCAAAAGCTTGGACTTATGAAAATATTGATTATATGATAAAAGAATTAGATAGTTTAGGTTTTAGTTTTTCTAAAAAAAGACTTCTTGCTACTTCGGATCCGCTTTATACAAAATGGGAACAAGAATTTTTCATTAAAATGTATGAAAAAGGATTAATTTACCGCAAAAGTTCAGTTGTGAATTGGTGTGAAAATGATCAAACTGTTTTAGCAAATGAACAGGTAGAAGATGGTAAATGTTGGCGTTGTGGTCATGAAGTTGTGCAAAAACAGATGCCAGGGTATTATTTAAAGATAACATCTTATGCTAATGAGCTTTTAGAAGATTTGAAAAAATTAAAAGATCATTGGCCAAATCAAGTTATAACTATGCAAGAAAATTGGATAGGAAAAAGCGATGGTTTGAAATTTAAATTTGAGTTTGATAAAGAGAGTAAAGAACTCCTTGATGGTATTGATGGTTTTAGTGTTTTTACAACAAGACCAGATACTATTTATGGTATGAGCTATACAGCTCTTGCACCAGAGCATGAAGTTGTAAAGAAACTTTTAGATAAAAATATCTTAGATGAAAATAGTGTTAAAAAGATTAAAAATATACTAAATCAAAGTCCAAAAGATAGACAAGCTAGTGATAAAGATGGTTTGTTTTTAGGTCTTCATGTTATTCATCCGCTTACAAAAAAGAAAATTCCAGTATGGATGGCAAATTTTGTTTTAATAGAGTATGGAGATGGTGCTGTTATGGCTGTCCCAGCTCACGATGAAAGAGATTATGAATTTGCTACTAAATTTAATCTCAAAATAACTCAAAGCATAGCTTTAAAAGATAGCAAAGATAAATATAATGGAGAGTTTTTAGATATAAAAAATGGTGGAGTGCTTGTAAATTCTGATGAATACAATGGCATGGATAATGAGCTCGCAAAAGATGCTATCATAATTAAATTTGAGGATATGGGTATAGGAGAAAAAGTTACAAATTATAAATTAAGAGATTGGGGTGTGAGCCGCCAAAGATATTGGGGTGCACCTATTCCTATGATACATTGTGATTATTGTGGTTTAGTGCCAGAGAGCTTAGAAAATCTTCCAGTTACCTTGCCCGATGATGTAGAAATAACAGGAGAGGGTAATCCTCTTGATAAACACCCAACTTGGAAAAATTGCATTTGTCCAAAATGTGGCAAAAAAGCCACAAGAGAAACAGACACTCTTGATACATTTTTTGAGAGTAGTTGGTATTTTGGGCGTTTTGCAAGTGATGAAAAGACTTGGAAAAATGCGGCTTTTGATAAAAAAAGCGTAGATTATTGGATGAGTGTTGATGAGTATATTGGTGGAATAGAACATGCGATTTTACATCTTTTATATGCTAGATTTTTTCAAAAAGCTTTAAGAGATTTGGGGTATTTAAAGGATGATGAACCTTTTGCTAATTTGCTAACTCAAGGAATGGTATTAAAAGATGGTGCCAAAATGAGTAAAAGTAAAGGAAATGTTGTAGATCCAGATGATATTATCGAGAAATACGGTGCAGATACTGCTAGACTTTTTATACTTTTTGCTGCTCCTCCTGTAAAAGAGCTTGAGTGGAATGATAGTGCTGTTGAGGGTGCTTATAAATTTATAACAAGACTTGTAGATAGATCTAAAAATGTTATTAAAACTACTTCTATACCTAAATTTGATCACTCAAAATTAACAAAAGAGCAAAAATACGCAAGATTAAAAGTTTATGAAGCACTTAAAAAATCTTATGATGTTTATAATTCAAGTTTTGCTTTTAATACACTAATTGCTGCTTGTATGGAAGCTATGAATGCATTAAACGCACAAGATAACGATGAAATTTTAACTGAAGGTTATTTTATTTTATTAAATTTATTAGAGCCAATTATTCCACATATTTCAAACGAGCTTAGTGAAGAACTATTTAAAAGAGAGAACTTTAAAGAACTTGTTATGTGTGAAGAGGTTTTTGTGCAAGATACTTTAAATTTGGGTGTTAGTGTAAATGGAAAAATAAGGGCTCAAATAGAAGTTAAAACAAGTGCAACCCAAGATGAAATTTTAAGTATCGCAAAAAACTCAGTTTCAAAATGGTTAGAAGGAAAAACCATCATAAAAGAAATTTATGTAAAACAAAAGCTTGTAAATTTGGTAATAAAATAA
- a CDS encoding diguanylate cyclase: protein MSTKLSEIIKESLLEMKSKHLLLTPDNYAQVFCEVSTRYGVSTKDCQKLKKYIEKLGDQYSLEVKRLNVKTVDELFAFLISRLNMAKPTECAVIINAFSIFCKKILQSIILLGNKDARNLANATITTLERKTDQNTLNILSDKWRDFAASYDDSFFKKLEFHGISKPDDISKFVDDIESVIVNLKQNSVDMKSIAELVLLSLVPSISNKKDETINILNKNIKQNPSSLSLPQVSKNIKNCVKRRIELDVEEISDKAMALNNILDTINSRLVNSTKMSNDRSKNMKDIKKNLGSIDLANDNFDIIKQKLMSIADALDLENEEFQIQMTSDKEVINSLKARVEELEAKLSEAKKESNEDFLTKVATRRGLMQELSKFDEMYKRYSINYSVCFFDLDKFKNVNDVYGHDAGDLILSTFGSILKKYTREVDFVGRYGGEEFVLLLPNLDLKQAYIVAQKIRNIVSNFQFIYKDKKITITVSCGIASRSGHKNSQDLLDAADKLLYEAKNSGRNKVVSELDNETK, encoded by the coding sequence ATGTCAACTAAATTAAGTGAAATCATAAAAGAATCTCTTCTTGAGATGAAAAGCAAGCATTTACTTTTAACGCCAGATAACTATGCTCAAGTTTTTTGCGAAGTATCCACAAGATATGGGGTATCAACAAAAGATTGTCAAAAATTAAAAAAATATATAGAAAAGCTTGGCGATCAGTATAGTTTAGAAGTAAAAAGGCTAAATGTAAAAACAGTTGATGAGCTTTTTGCGTTTTTGATATCTAGATTAAATATGGCAAAGCCTACAGAGTGCGCTGTTATAATAAATGCTTTTAGCATATTTTGTAAGAAAATTTTACAATCAATAATCTTACTTGGCAATAAAGATGCGAGAAATTTAGCAAATGCAACAATTACAACCTTAGAGAGAAAAACAGATCAAAATACCTTAAATATACTTAGTGATAAGTGGAGAGATTTTGCGGCTAGTTATGATGATAGCTTTTTTAAAAAGTTAGAATTTCATGGTATATCTAAACCAGATGATATATCAAAATTTGTTGATGATATTGAGAGTGTGATTGTAAATTTAAAACAAAACAGCGTTGATATGAAAAGTATTGCAGAACTTGTGCTTCTTTCTTTGGTTCCATCTATTTCAAATAAAAAAGATGAAACAATTAACATATTAAATAAAAATATAAAACAAAACCCATCATCTCTATCTTTACCGCAAGTTTCAAAAAATATTAAAAATTGTGTAAAAAGACGCATAGAATTAGATGTAGAAGAGATTAGCGATAAGGCAATGGCTTTAAATAATATTTTAGATACTATAAACTCAAGACTTGTAAATTCTACTAAAATGTCTAATGATAGATCTAAAAATATGAAAGATATTAAGAAAAATTTGGGTTCTATTGATTTAGCAAATGATAATTTTGATATTATCAAGCAAAAACTTATGAGCATAGCAGATGCGCTTGATTTGGAAAATGAAGAATTTCAGATACAAATGACAAGCGATAAAGAAGTTATAAATTCTCTTAAAGCAAGAGTTGAAGAGCTAGAAGCTAAACTAAGTGAGGCAAAAAAAGAGAGCAATGAAGATTTTCTTACTAAGGTTGCAACAAGGCGAGGTTTGATGCAAGAGCTTAGTAAATTTGATGAAATGTATAAAAGATATAGTATAAACTACTCAGTTTGTTTTTTTGATTTGGATAAATTTAAAAATGTAAATGATGTTTATGGGCATGATGCAGGAGATCTTATACTTTCAACATTTGGTTCAATTTTAAAAAAATATACAAGGGAAGTTGATTTTGTTGGTAGATATGGCGGAGAAGAATTTGTTCTTTTGCTTCCAAATTTGGATTTAAAACAAGCTTATATTGTAGCCCAAAAAATAAGAAATATAGTTAGTAATTTTCAATTTATTTATAAGGATAAAAAAATAACAATAACTGTAAGTTGTGGCATAGCAAGCAGATCTGGGCATAAAAATTCGCAAGATCTTTTAGATGCCGCAGATAAACTTCTATATGAAGCTAAAAATAGCGGTAGAAACAAGGTAGTCTCTGAGCTAGATAATGAAACTAAGTAA
- the lptE gene encoding LPS assembly lipoprotein LptE, with protein MRHIFFIFICFFITSCGYQPISKISTDLLGENVFVDVIISKIDPKNSVYIKDSVREGVVNRLHKNLAENEENADSKIYVSIRSIKFSPLMYDQYGYVTTYKANLTLNYKTYFKDGSVSNITTSGEYDFKISGKIKNTRFTDSIISDTERYNAIKNSSSESFDEYISKLAIRAYNNVN; from the coding sequence ATGAGACATATTTTTTTTATCTTTATCTGTTTTTTTATAACTTCTTGTGGATATCAACCAATTTCAAAAATAAGCACTGATTTGCTTGGAGAAAATGTATTTGTAGATGTCATCATTAGTAAGATTGATCCAAAAAATAGTGTTTATATAAAAGATAGTGTAAGAGAAGGAGTTGTAAATAGGCTTCATAAAAATTTGGCTGAAAATGAAGAAAACGCTGATTCAAAAATTTATGTCTCTATAAGATCCATAAAATTTTCACCTTTAATGTATGATCAATACGGCTATGTTACAACATATAAAGCAAATTTAACACTAAATTATAAAACTTATTTTAAAGATGGGAGTGTATCTAATATAACAACAAGCGGTGAATATGATTTCAAAATAAGTGGAAAAATTAAAAATACCCGTTTTACTGATAGTATTATAAGTGATACTGAGAGATATAATGCTATTAAAAACTCATCAAGTGAATCTTTTGATGAGTATATTTCTAAACTTGCAATTAGGGCATATAACAATGTCAACTAA